TGGTCTTGAAGAATCAAATAATAATATTGCTAAAGGTAATGAGAAAGTATTGAGGGCAAGGTTTTCAGATGCAAAGTTTTTCGTAGAAAGTGACAAAAAAGTTGCTTCAATCGAAAGAAATGAAAAGCTTAAATCTGTTTCCTATTTGAAAGGAATTGGAAATATATTTCAGAGAGTAGAAAGGATAGAGGAAGTTACTAAAAAAATTCTTAAACTTTTAAATGATAAGTCTTTAGAAGAAAAAAAAATAATAGAAGCTGCTAAATACTGTAAAAACGACTTATGTAGCGAAATTGTTTTCGAATTCCCTGAGCTGCAGGGAATAATGGGTGGTAAATATCTTAAATATGAGGGATTTAGTGAGGATGTTTGCTTGGCTGTCGCTGAACATTATTTACCTTCTTTTTATAAAGATGCTTTGCCCTCCACAAAATATGGTGCAATAGTTTCCATAGCAGATAAGGTCGAAACTTTAATAAGTATATTTATTTCTGGTAAACGTCCCAGTGGATCATCTGATCCTTATGCTCTTAGAAGAAATTTGAATGGAGTGATTAAAATAATTTGGGATTATGAACTTGATTTGCCTTTAGATAAATTATTTAACGAACTTATTGAATTTTGGAAAATCGCATTTCCGAATTTAAAATTCTCAAGAGAAACAGTAGCTAATGATTTAAATGAATTTTTAGTTCAAAGAATTGTTAGTCATTTAGAAGAAATATCACTAAGTAAAGAATTAATAAAGGCAGTTTGCTCTTCTGATGAATTATCTCAAAAAAGAGTATTGAATATCGTTGATCTTAAAAATAGGATTAAATCTATTGTTAATTATAAAGAAAAGGAAAATTTTGTTGAAATCCAGAAGGTAATTACCAGGGTAAGCAAATTAGCTAATAATGGTGATCTTTCAACAGAGGTTCTCTCAATAAGAGATTATGTAAACACAAAACTTTTTGAAAAAGATTGTGAATTGAAAGTTTTTGAATTTATTGGAGAATTAGAAAAACTTTTTTCTGAAGGTTATTGTAATTATTTGGAACTTCTAAATTTGTTTGAGATTAATGTAAAAACTATCGAGGATTTATTTGATAATGAAAAGGGAGTCCTAATAATGTCAGAGGATTTAAAAATAAGAAATAATAGACTCAATTTATTGAGCTTAATTAGAAATTATTCTCTAAAAATAGCCGACTTTACACTTTTGAACTCTTGACTTTAATGCCACCCTTTATTGAATACTTTTCTAGCATTTTTTCTACTTCTTTATTTTCCCTGACAGCACTATCAACAGGTTTATAGTTTTGAGGTGCTAAGGCTTTCCCTCTTAAGATCGAACCAAGAGTAAGCATTGTAATTTTAAGTTGCTGTAATGGTTTCATTGATACAACTCTTTTGTATAAGTAACTATCAAATGTAAGTCTTTGTACATCCATGTCATCACACATCTCAACAAATGCTTCTCTTGCAGAGTCATTTCTATAGAAAATATTTTGAAGAATTTCTAATACCTTATAAGTTGTGCCATATTTTTTATCCCATTTTTTTAGATAGTTTTTTAAATCATTTTCTGATGGGATTACTTGACCGTTTTTTGATGCCTCAACAATTTCTTCAGCACACATTCTCCCGCTCTTAGCAGCAAAATAAATTCCTTCGCCTGAACTCTTGGTAACATAACCTGCTGCATCACCAACCAAAGCCATTCTCCCAACTACCCTTCTTGGTCTTGGATGCTCAGGGATAGGATGTGCTTCTACCTTTATTACTTCACCATTAACAAGTCTTTTCTTTGCCCTATTTCTTACTCCCTCTTGAAGGCCTTTAATTAATGACTGATTCTTTTGCATGGTTCCAGTACCCACTGCAACATGATCATATTTAGGAAATACCCACCC
The Prochlorococcus marinus XMU1411 genome window above contains:
- the chlP gene encoding geranylgeranyl reductase — its product is MLRVAVIGGGPSGSCAAEILAKAGIKTWLFERKLDNAKPCGGAIPLCMVEEFDLPESIIDRKVRHMRMISPSNREVDISLDRVYGKSDNEFIGMCRREVMDAFMRNRASDLGATLINGLVTSIDTGNNNQGPYKLCYSDFTNGDKKGELKELTVDLLIGADGANSRVAKAMDAGDYKVAIAFQERIKLPKEEMSYYEDLAEMYVGTDVSPDFYGWVFPKYDHVAVGTGTMQKNQSLIKGLQEGVRNRAKKRLVNGEVIKVEAHPIPEHPRPRRVVGRMALVGDAAGYVTKSSGEGIYFAAKSGRMCAEEIVEASKNGQVIPSENDLKNYLKKWDKKYGTTYKVLEILQNIFYRNDSAREAFVEMCDDMDVQRLTFDSYLYKRVVSMKPLQQLKITMLTLGSILRGKALAPQNYKPVDSAVRENKEVEKMLEKYSIKGGIKVKSSKV
- the glyS gene encoding glycine--tRNA ligase subunit beta, yielding MSKYLLEIGTEELPAKFSHSVLKQFKSLIEFELDKKLIKFEHIVVTSTPRRIILLVEGLVDYAEDKIIERKGPKANSAYLNGCPTKAALGFANSLDIDVDQLEIKNTKKGDFVFGKKIEKGLPTKISLSSIIPKLLKSLQGPRFMKWGTGNIKFSRPIRWIASIYNDEILDFEFDECDPKIKISNKTKSHRLINEVLEVQNPDDFFELLKRNRVIAIRKERKEKIESLINQASKSLNLKPDLSEGLLNELTDLVEWPDLIIGKFSDEFLDLPVEVLSTVMKSHQRYVPLLLKNKNFSKLDLNSEKNISTTFYVISNGLEESNNNIAKGNEKVLRARFSDAKFFVESDKKVASIERNEKLKSVSYLKGIGNIFQRVERIEEVTKKILKLLNDKSLEEKKIIEAAKYCKNDLCSEIVFEFPELQGIMGGKYLKYEGFSEDVCLAVAEHYLPSFYKDALPSTKYGAIVSIADKVETLISIFISGKRPSGSSDPYALRRNLNGVIKIIWDYELDLPLDKLFNELIEFWKIAFPNLKFSRETVANDLNEFLVQRIVSHLEEISLSKELIKAVCSSDELSQKRVLNIVDLKNRIKSIVNYKEKENFVEIQKVITRVSKLANNGDLSTEVLSIRDYVNTKLFEKDCELKVFEFIGELEKLFSEGYCNYLELLNLFEINVKTIEDLFDNEKGVLIMSEDLKIRNNRLNLLSLIRNYSLKIADFTLLNS